From Nerophis lumbriciformis linkage group LG09, RoL_Nlum_v2.1, whole genome shotgun sequence, one genomic window encodes:
- the tmlhe gene encoding trimethyllysine dioxygenase, mitochondrial isoform X3 translates to MLSAKQGDMIRTLSRSVQAVVRHTPWAPWTRRTPVRRFTCPPAALHFHQDFLEVHYRGNRLHLDYLWLRDNCHLTSSNNFTTNQRKVDTASIDLNIRPEDTKVEDNHLILTWPGGHISKYSLSWLAENSYEGRKQRTTQPRIPWNADIYNNANVPSLKWDAFMSSDDALKTFLQTYLLYGIAFVEDVPATVEATEAVSLRVSLIRETTYGGMWCLTSDNSRGDSAYTTVALDRHIDTCYLHEPCGIQVFHCLKHEGTGGKTLLVDGFYAAENIRKNSPDHFELLSSVSIRHEHRENTPGHLYCMQGIGPILNVYPWNNELYMIRYNNYDRSATDTIPHDVIRRWYVAHRELTTQLRRPENELWVKLTPGNDLFVLGDPTRGHESPWTT, encoded by the exons ACATGATCAGGACGCTGAGCAGAAGTGTGCAAGCTGTTGTCAGACACACCCCGTGGGCTCCATGGACACGCAGGACACCGGTTCGGCGCTTCACTTGTCCCCCAGCTGCTCTCCACTTCCACCAAGACTTTCTAG AGGTCCACTACAGAGGCAACCGACTGCACTTGGACTACTTGTGGCTGAGGGATAACTGCCACTTAACCTCTTCCAACAACTTTACAACCAACCAGAGGAAAGTTGACACCGCGAGCATTGACCTCAACATTCGTCCCGAGGACACAAAAGTGGAAGATAACCATCTCATCCTCACTT GGCCTGGTGGTCACATCTCCAAATACAGCCTCAGCTGGCTCGCTGAAAATAGCTACGAAGGAAGAAAACAGCGCACCACCCAGCCACGTATTCCCTGGAATGCTGACATCTATAACAATGCAAATGTGCCCTCTTTGAAATGGGACGCGTTTATGAGCAGTGATGATGCTCTGAAGACGTTTTTGCAGACCTATCTTCTCTATGGGATTGCGTTCGTGGAAGATGTCCCTGCTACAGTTGAAGCCACAGAGGCCGTTTCTCTGAGGGTCAGTCTTATAAG GGAGACGACATATGGGGGAATGTGGTGCCTCACTTCAGATAATTCAAGAGGAGACAGCGCTTACACCACCGTGGCTCTGGACCGCCACATTGACACATGTTATTTACATGAACCGTGTGG aaTTCAAGTTTTTCACTGCCTCAAACATGAGGGAACGGGAGGAAAGACACTCCTTGTGGATGGATTCTATGCAGCAGAAAATATTCGCAAGAACTCCCCAGACCATTTTGAGCTGCTTTCCAGTGTTTCTATCAGACATGAACATCGTGAAAACACTCCTGGCCATCTATACTGCATGCAAGGCATCGGACCCATCCTGAATGTCTATCCTTGGAACAATGAACTTTACATGATACG GTACAACAACTATGACCGATCAGCGACTGACACCATCCCTCATGATGTTATTCGACGCTGGTATGTGGCTCATCGAGAATTGACTACGCAACTCAGGCGACCAGAGAATGAGCTGTGGGTGAAACTGACTCCtggaaat gacctgtttgtcttgggagaccctaccagggggcatgaaagcccctggacaacatag
- the tmlhe gene encoding trimethyllysine dioxygenase, mitochondrial isoform X1: MLSAKQGDMIRTLSRSVQAVVRHTPWAPWTRRTPVRRFTCPPAALHFHQDFLEVHYRGNRLHLDYLWLRDNCHLTSSNNFTTNQRKVDTASIDLNIRPEDTKVEDNHLILTWPGGHISKYSLSWLAENSYEGRKQRTTQPRIPWNADIYNNANVPSLKWDAFMSSDDALKTFLQTYLLYGIAFVEDVPATVEATEAVSLRVSLIRETTYGGMWCLTSDNSRGDSAYTTVALDRHIDTCYLHEPCGIQVFHCLKHEGTGGKTLLVDGFYAAENIRKNSPDHFELLSSVSIRHEHRENTPGHLYCMQGIGPILNVYPWNNELYMIRYNNYDRSATDTIPHDVIRRWYVAHRELTTQLRRPENELWVKLTPGNVIFIDNWRVLHGREAFTGIRQLCGCYLTRDDVLSKARTLGLQA, encoded by the exons ACATGATCAGGACGCTGAGCAGAAGTGTGCAAGCTGTTGTCAGACACACCCCGTGGGCTCCATGGACACGCAGGACACCGGTTCGGCGCTTCACTTGTCCCCCAGCTGCTCTCCACTTCCACCAAGACTTTCTAG AGGTCCACTACAGAGGCAACCGACTGCACTTGGACTACTTGTGGCTGAGGGATAACTGCCACTTAACCTCTTCCAACAACTTTACAACCAACCAGAGGAAAGTTGACACCGCGAGCATTGACCTCAACATTCGTCCCGAGGACACAAAAGTGGAAGATAACCATCTCATCCTCACTT GGCCTGGTGGTCACATCTCCAAATACAGCCTCAGCTGGCTCGCTGAAAATAGCTACGAAGGAAGAAAACAGCGCACCACCCAGCCACGTATTCCCTGGAATGCTGACATCTATAACAATGCAAATGTGCCCTCTTTGAAATGGGACGCGTTTATGAGCAGTGATGATGCTCTGAAGACGTTTTTGCAGACCTATCTTCTCTATGGGATTGCGTTCGTGGAAGATGTCCCTGCTACAGTTGAAGCCACAGAGGCCGTTTCTCTGAGGGTCAGTCTTATAAG GGAGACGACATATGGGGGAATGTGGTGCCTCACTTCAGATAATTCAAGAGGAGACAGCGCTTACACCACCGTGGCTCTGGACCGCCACATTGACACATGTTATTTACATGAACCGTGTGG aaTTCAAGTTTTTCACTGCCTCAAACATGAGGGAACGGGAGGAAAGACACTCCTTGTGGATGGATTCTATGCAGCAGAAAATATTCGCAAGAACTCCCCAGACCATTTTGAGCTGCTTTCCAGTGTTTCTATCAGACATGAACATCGTGAAAACACTCCTGGCCATCTATACTGCATGCAAGGCATCGGACCCATCCTGAATGTCTATCCTTGGAACAATGAACTTTACATGATACG GTACAACAACTATGACCGATCAGCGACTGACACCATCCCTCATGATGTTATTCGACGCTGGTATGTGGCTCATCGAGAATTGACTACGCAACTCAGGCGACCAGAGAATGAGCTGTGGGTGAAACTGACTCCtggaaat GTGATTTTCATCGACAACTGGAGGGTTCTTCATGGAAGGGAAGCTTTCACCGGCATACGGCAACTCTGTGGATGCTACCTGACCAGAGATGATGTTCTCAGCAAAGCACGCACCTTGGGGCTGCAGGCCTAA
- the tmlhe gene encoding trimethyllysine dioxygenase, mitochondrial isoform X2, with protein sequence MIRTLSRSVQAVVRHTPWAPWTRRTPVRRFTCPPAALHFHQDFLEVHYRGNRLHLDYLWLRDNCHLTSSNNFTTNQRKVDTASIDLNIRPEDTKVEDNHLILTWPGGHISKYSLSWLAENSYEGRKQRTTQPRIPWNADIYNNANVPSLKWDAFMSSDDALKTFLQTYLLYGIAFVEDVPATVEATEAVSLRVSLIRETTYGGMWCLTSDNSRGDSAYTTVALDRHIDTCYLHEPCGIQVFHCLKHEGTGGKTLLVDGFYAAENIRKNSPDHFELLSSVSIRHEHRENTPGHLYCMQGIGPILNVYPWNNELYMIRYNNYDRSATDTIPHDVIRRWYVAHRELTTQLRRPENELWVKLTPGNVIFIDNWRVLHGREAFTGIRQLCGCYLTRDDVLSKARTLGLQA encoded by the exons ATGATCAGGACGCTGAGCAGAAGTGTGCAAGCTGTTGTCAGACACACCCCGTGGGCTCCATGGACACGCAGGACACCGGTTCGGCGCTTCACTTGTCCCCCAGCTGCTCTCCACTTCCACCAAGACTTTCTAG AGGTCCACTACAGAGGCAACCGACTGCACTTGGACTACTTGTGGCTGAGGGATAACTGCCACTTAACCTCTTCCAACAACTTTACAACCAACCAGAGGAAAGTTGACACCGCGAGCATTGACCTCAACATTCGTCCCGAGGACACAAAAGTGGAAGATAACCATCTCATCCTCACTT GGCCTGGTGGTCACATCTCCAAATACAGCCTCAGCTGGCTCGCTGAAAATAGCTACGAAGGAAGAAAACAGCGCACCACCCAGCCACGTATTCCCTGGAATGCTGACATCTATAACAATGCAAATGTGCCCTCTTTGAAATGGGACGCGTTTATGAGCAGTGATGATGCTCTGAAGACGTTTTTGCAGACCTATCTTCTCTATGGGATTGCGTTCGTGGAAGATGTCCCTGCTACAGTTGAAGCCACAGAGGCCGTTTCTCTGAGGGTCAGTCTTATAAG GGAGACGACATATGGGGGAATGTGGTGCCTCACTTCAGATAATTCAAGAGGAGACAGCGCTTACACCACCGTGGCTCTGGACCGCCACATTGACACATGTTATTTACATGAACCGTGTGG aaTTCAAGTTTTTCACTGCCTCAAACATGAGGGAACGGGAGGAAAGACACTCCTTGTGGATGGATTCTATGCAGCAGAAAATATTCGCAAGAACTCCCCAGACCATTTTGAGCTGCTTTCCAGTGTTTCTATCAGACATGAACATCGTGAAAACACTCCTGGCCATCTATACTGCATGCAAGGCATCGGACCCATCCTGAATGTCTATCCTTGGAACAATGAACTTTACATGATACG GTACAACAACTATGACCGATCAGCGACTGACACCATCCCTCATGATGTTATTCGACGCTGGTATGTGGCTCATCGAGAATTGACTACGCAACTCAGGCGACCAGAGAATGAGCTGTGGGTGAAACTGACTCCtggaaat GTGATTTTCATCGACAACTGGAGGGTTCTTCATGGAAGGGAAGCTTTCACCGGCATACGGCAACTCTGTGGATGCTACCTGACCAGAGATGATGTTCTCAGCAAAGCACGCACCTTGGGGCTGCAGGCCTAA